One region of Deltaproteobacteria bacterium genomic DNA includes:
- a CDS encoding tandem-95 repeat protein, with the protein MVAGNYIGLNAAGTGSVANSNTGITVSGTGIRVGTDADGTSDALERNIIANSGVGISVTNTGVIITGNYIGTNAAGTAALGSSQGINLASGGTGARIGTNGDGTNDSVEGNVISGNKKNGIVFSAGVGTATITIGTNGDGTSDAAEANVIAGNTQEGILLTGSYSGNVVAGNYIGVASNGTTDLGNGRHGISIAGGITTTTIGGDISAEANTIAYNGDAASEYGLYLSGASTDGNQILRNSFFNNQNEGIKLNNDGANNDQAAPSITSRSITGGHIDLIGTSTASATVQIFEADSDSQEGKVYLGQATADGSGNWLFTLTAPYDSNGRIFVATATDATNGTSQFSSSYTLGNNAPTATGQTVTATEDTNSGVTLGLTDADGGDTTTASIVTLPASGALYQTADGTTLGAAITSAPTTVTDSSKRVIYVPAVNANGNGIGNFTFNGTDGLNTSATATVTVNVTAVNDAPSANAQTLSLNEDTPKGIVLAGADVDGNPLTYVVFVTPNHGSLSGLNAGTGGVVYTPASHYHGTDSFSFRAYDATEYSGAAVVSLTIVHVNHAPTASARTASTTQNTAVNVTFSASDSDSDTLTYSIVSNPGHGSLSGLNASAGTVTYTPNTDYSGTDTFTYRAGDGTANSSAATVTVTITESATNHAPTVFAGNDLTAVEGSTVRLAGSATDADGDSLTYRWSQSAGTTVSLSNANQATAGFVAPGGGGSLQFLLTVSDGHTTASDSMTVALTPKNFSMEDAVKLDGRVVAANAGMAITKEEGAEYDGREATAVDLENGSALYSTDTTPVEVVILDDRVVVGDPAWNDSTGVVVMVDPAVLPGKTKVDLNDPDFADIGGVIVSYGNQKGDLFGFVVKSADVDGDGSNEIVSLAPGTSNGTVYVLSGSDLETVNLIRGSEAEQFKTSLLLTTDVNGADGTDLLIGLPDGASPSISALKGSVPSTADIDSSSSVFDGILGSDDLPALIDLASEEADFVLTAGGSVSLVAGGDLDANGSEDTVVSAGDGFGVDVIFGSSGVGADVTALAVSGSFVSGETDPADSLAVGDVTGDGYADVVLGFASASGGEGKIVVVSGREDWDETAYDLVNAIVVEGLSGDGIGAWLVIADGDDDGVEDIYTNDGADGTYLIALAGLIDSGGGGGGSDGGGGGHLGAGGFGCSLDAQESSGDLRWMILFVGLFGGFLLLKKFQIPNSKFQTNSKKQISKTKKFGNCFFGIWCLVLGIFLIGCGSARVPGSGDGSDEGEEGGGEAEGTLITLSGRITVPTAETGSASLSAVKHGARGAGHGARYVVNEGASGILCDIYDLGGNFLSDATTNSGGDFAATVPVVDSDETTARLVISCENGIHNYAEVDISGGSVSLDTGTADPDTTLATLALADDMEEWNGWGEDHSDDVSGKDLECLFGTHKGLWEEADADAGGLSDDNAMLKDVLEGFWAGGGTPEDVGYEDWPTLLHDVIDGEAPEGSVWGPMVETASAINDAIDVSEYTSGYSDASEAFQTVSGTLSEQIDALYESAGATGDTTPADICEGIKEGAFEAGAVVGPLLAAGDIDEFRTVYGNANGMLLHFNLLKQCQEEGTCEEMAEKPAAFLGFMKGFDGNYSGVFDASHRPDSNTLQGIFHVAENCTGSSSGSLKTCGEGMHDMVYQGGGWSAFQDSGGQFDTARFTSWGNVWTNYAGISPGGDYAGIPPAPRGLFGTQSGTTVTINPAAWKILFGSGLANLAEMWTGNTILFSADDAFPALTTSAFSGIPSLPVDPSQKAIVIETSASSYVDSLRTGWSLPDEVMARLEANDQAYAIAQNSSGNILILGGSPRGAFYGVIDFIKDLDASSTSSATWTSKSLLNYPNIGERMVWDVLSSCDIDSFFNYGTTLDAIAHHDFTCSGSPVSASDMRAAIDMLVWNKATGLHLYEYIGSNAMKPSYANLTSSYADFVGYLDDRFVSELPHLSEAWATAPYTDYEGLGQFAETFKLVLSSGVYKLVPTSTAYDVDAGAAINLIPSPYSEFVGSGSCASSEKDCFYWNPGDSTGSFSTNSASAISTPSADGASLCIQQDSASLGPPAASYTIDSSHLEAGKYYALGYYVYQSSAVTAWQVTLYSVLNDSSNVYNSDVSITKDTDATPAAGDWKYHTFIFRVPDSAVYSNPAVNRTYFFMRMQNGTGTACLDKVQLHALAPQLLNVLSKQGITVTNSAGNVTYASGTHFTATNLYTANSAPADYFNSTGGGGVGTKAVINWNFTDSNSDGADDATGLQVNDQVKVTYSSLLKNGAGIGFAWFPDPTVAGFDTGVAAPFVAKVLQAFTPLSRLPRFGYYYGATEVRGIRRGTSTGQQGLSNGEYATKLDNTVANSVAQSYHPGPDELRPLFFADNATLFHNGDANYQVNYSGHAGSMTGARAYWPPNSVVMPWGSKDCPAFFTDEVHDFYVDDYGASNPPRSYSSIGNANYYDTGDMKNWMSLAAGNSGMMLGVIATNWQDRSGKKGLIQNQTETRNYLKAAWDPGYAQVKVFKTADRASYISGGAFSSLKADAFTCGYAYPSSYKFGSVLLSSGQEWQSGSVDLASDRDQTVKVRVYAHIDSGGDPSPTLSAQINYYNGTANQTAAGAFSNAKWTTFSYTGSYAAIETGGIDVPGADSIQIKLTASASVRIDSVVVYQATPPLDFPDSLSGNPYYQE; encoded by the coding sequence GTGGTGGCCGGAAACTACATCGGCCTCAACGCCGCCGGCACCGGTTCCGTGGCCAACAGCAATACCGGAATCACCGTCAGCGGTACCGGCATCCGCGTCGGGACCGATGCCGATGGGACGAGTGATGCGCTGGAGCGCAACATCATCGCCAACAGCGGCGTCGGTATATCCGTCACCAACACCGGTGTCATCATCACAGGAAATTACATCGGCACCAACGCGGCGGGAACGGCGGCCCTGGGCAGTAGCCAGGGGATCAACCTCGCCAGCGGCGGCACGGGGGCCCGGATCGGGACCAACGGCGACGGGACAAACGACAGTGTGGAAGGGAACGTCATTTCGGGCAACAAGAAAAACGGGATCGTCTTTTCGGCGGGGGTCGGCACCGCCACGATTACGATCGGGACCAACGGCGACGGGACATCCGACGCGGCGGAGGCCAATGTGATCGCCGGCAATACCCAAGAGGGGATTTTGCTGACGGGGAGCTATTCGGGAAACGTGGTGGCCGGCAACTATATCGGCGTGGCCAGCAACGGGACGACCGATTTGGGGAACGGCCGGCACGGCATCAGCATCGCCGGCGGCATCACCACCACCACCATCGGCGGCGATATTTCTGCGGAGGCCAACACCATCGCCTACAACGGCGATGCGGCCTCCGAGTATGGGCTCTATCTCTCGGGTGCCTCAACCGACGGCAACCAGATCCTGCGCAATTCCTTTTTCAATAATCAAAATGAGGGGATCAAATTAAACAACGACGGCGCCAACAACGATCAGGCGGCCCCCTCGATTACCTCTCGTTCCATCACCGGCGGGCACATCGACTTGATCGGCACCTCGACCGCTTCCGCCACGGTCCAGATTTTTGAGGCCGACTCAGACAGCCAGGAGGGGAAGGTCTACTTGGGGCAGGCGACCGCCGACGGCTCGGGGAACTGGTTGTTTACCCTGACAGCCCCCTATGATTCAAACGGGCGGATTTTTGTCGCCACCGCCACCGATGCCACCAACGGGACCTCGCAATTTTCCTCTTCGTACACGCTGGGGAACAATGCGCCGACCGCCACAGGCCAGACGGTGACGGCCACCGAGGATACCAACTCCGGCGTCACGCTCGGTTTGACCGACGCCGATGGGGGAGACACCACGACCGCGTCGATCGTCACCCTTCCGGCGAGCGGCGCCCTCTACCAGACCGCCGATGGCACCACGCTGGGGGCGGCCATCACCTCGGCGCCGACGACCGTCACCGATTCGAGCAAACGGGTGATCTATGTCCCTGCGGTGAACGCCAACGGCAATGGGATCGGCAATTTCACCTTCAACGGGACCGACGGCCTCAACACCTCCGCAACCGCCACCGTGACCGTCAACGTCACGGCGGTCAACGACGCTCCCAGCGCCAACGCCCAGACGCTTTCCTTAAACGAGGACACCCCGAAGGGTATTGTTCTTGCCGGCGCCGATGTCGACGGCAATCCGCTCACCTATGTTGTTTTTGTCACGCCCAATCACGGTTCGCTCTCGGGCTTGAACGCGGGCACCGGCGGGGTGGTCTATACGCCGGCCTCCCATTATCACGGGACCGACAGCTTCAGCTTCCGGGCCTATGACGCAACGGAATACAGCGGCGCCGCCGTGGTGAGTTTGACCATCGTCCATGTCAATCATGCGCCGACGGCGTCGGCCCGAACCGCAAGCACTACCCAAAATACAGCAGTGAATGTCACGTTTTCGGCCAGCGATTCCGACAGCGATACGCTCACCTACTCCATCGTTTCCAATCCGGGGCATGGGAGCTTAAGCGGCCTTAACGCCTCCGCCGGGACGGTGACCTATACGCCCAACACCGATTATTCCGGAACCGACACCTTCACCTATCGCGCCGGCGACGGAACGGCCAATAGCTCCGCCGCCACGGTGACCGTGACCATCACCGAATCGGCCACAAACCACGCCCCGACGGTTTTTGCCGGAAACGATCTGACGGCGGTGGAAGGGTCAACGGTCCGGCTGGCCGGCTCTGCCACCGATGCGGACGGGGATTCCCTCACCTACCGCTGGAGCCAGAGCGCGGGGACAACGGTTTCGCTTTCCAATGCCAACCAGGCCACCGCCGGCTTTGTCGCCCCCGGCGGCGGCGGGAGCCTGCAATTTCTTCTGACGGTCTCCGACGGACACACCACCGCCTCCGATTCGATGACGGTCGCTCTCACGCCAAAGAATTTTTCCATGGAAGATGCGGTGAAACTGGACGGCCGTGTCGTGGCGGCCAATGCGGGCATGGCGATCACGAAGGAAGAAGGGGCGGAGTATGACGGGCGCGAGGCGACGGCGGTCGATTTGGAAAACGGCTCGGCCCTTTATTCCACCGATACGACGCCGGTGGAGGTTGTTATTCTGGATGACCGCGTCGTGGTGGGGGATCCGGCTTGGAACGACTCAACCGGCGTGGTGGTCATGGTCGATCCAGCCGTTTTGCCTGGAAAAACCAAGGTTGATCTGAACGACCCCGACTTTGCCGACATCGGCGGGGTGATTGTCTCGTACGGCAATCAGAAGGGGGACCTCTTCGGTTTTGTGGTCAAATCGGCCGACGTGGACGGCGACGGGTCAAACGAAATTGTTTCCCTGGCCCCCGGCACGAGTAACGGCACCGTCTATGTGTTGTCAGGCTCCGACCTCGAGACCGTAAACCTGATCCGCGGCTCGGAGGCCGAACAATTCAAAACCTCCCTTCTTCTCACCACCGACGTCAACGGGGCCGACGGAACTGATCTTTTGATCGGCCTCCCCGACGGGGCGAGCCCGAGTATCAGCGCCCTTAAAGGCTCCGTCCCGTCCACAGCCGATATCGACTCCTCCTCTTCGGTCTTTGACGGCATTCTGGGAAGCGATGATCTCCCTGCCTTGATCGACTTGGCCTCCGAGGAGGCCGACTTTGTCCTCACGGCGGGCGGCTCGGTTTCGCTGGTGGCCGGCGGTGATCTGGATGCAAACGGCAGTGAGGATACGGTGGTCTCCGCCGGGGATGGGTTCGGCGTGGATGTGATCTTCGGAAGCAGTGGGGTCGGCGCCGATGTGACCGCCCTTGCCGTCTCCGGCAGTTTTGTCTCCGGGGAAACCGATCCGGCGGATAGCCTGGCGGTGGGGGACGTGACCGGCGACGGCTATGCGGATGTCGTTTTGGGATTTGCCTCGGCCTCCGGCGGTGAGGGGAAGATCGTCGTCGTCTCCGGGCGCGAGGATTGGGACGAGACGGCCTACGACCTGGTCAACGCCATCGTGGTGGAAGGCCTTTCCGGCGACGGGATCGGCGCGTGGCTGGTGATTGCCGACGGGGACGACGACGGGGTGGAGGATATCTACACCAACGACGGCGCCGACGGCACCTATCTGATCGCGCTCGCAGGTCTCATCGACTCGGGCGGAGGGGGCGGCGGCTCGGATGGAGGGGGAGGCGGACATTTGGGGGCGGGAGGCTTTGGTTGTTCGCTGGATGCCCAAGAGTCGTCAGGTGATTTGCGATGGATGATTTTGTTTGTCGGTTTGTTTGGGGGATTTTTGTTGCTGAAAAAATTCCAAATTCCAAATTCCAAATTCCAAACAAATTCCAAAAAACAAATTTCCAAAACGAAAAAATTTGGAAATTGTTTTTTTGGAATTTGGTGCTTGGTGCTTGGAATTTTCCTCATCGGTTGCGGCTCAGCGCGCGTTCCGGGGAGCGGCGACGGATCGGACGAAGGGGAAGAGGGGGGCGGGGAGGCGGAAGGGACTTTGATCACCCTCTCCGGAAGAATCACCGTCCCCACGGCGGAGACAGGCTCCGCCTCACTGTCGGCTGTAAAGCACGGGGCGCGGGGCGCGGGGCACGGGGCGCGATATGTGGTGAACGAGGGGGCCTCCGGGATTTTGTGCGACATCTACGATCTGGGCGGAAATTTTCTTTCGGATGCAACCACCAACAGCGGCGGCGATTTTGCCGCGACGGTGCCGGTGGTCGACTCCGACGAAACCACGGCGCGGTTGGTCATCAGTTGCGAAAACGGGATCCACAATTACGCCGAAGTGGATATTTCCGGCGGCTCCGTAAGCCTCGACACCGGCACGGCCGACCCCGACACCACCCTTGCCACCCTGGCGCTGGCCGACGATATGGAGGAGTGGAACGGATGGGGGGAGGATCACTCCGATGATGTCAGCGGGAAAGATTTGGAATGCCTCTTCGGCACGCACAAGGGGCTCTGGGAGGAGGCCGATGCGGATGCCGGAGGTTTGAGCGACGACAACGCCATGCTCAAGGATGTCCTGGAGGGTTTTTGGGCCGGCGGCGGAACCCCGGAAGACGTGGGTTACGAGGACTGGCCCACGCTCCTTCATGACGTGATCGACGGCGAGGCCCCGGAGGGGAGTGTCTGGGGGCCGATGGTGGAAACGGCCTCCGCGATCAACGACGCCATCGATGTCTCCGAGTATACCAGTGGGTACAGTGATGCCTCCGAGGCCTTTCAGACGGTATCCGGAACCTTAAGCGAGCAGATTGACGCCTTGTATGAGTCTGCCGGGGCGACCGGCGATACGACGCCGGCCGATATCTGCGAAGGAATCAAAGAGGGGGCCTTTGAGGCAGGGGCCGTTGTGGGACCCTTGCTGGCCGCGGGGGATATCGACGAATTCCGGACGGTGTACGGCAATGCCAACGGGATGCTCCTCCATTTCAATCTGCTGAAACAGTGCCAGGAGGAGGGGACCTGCGAGGAGATGGCCGAAAAACCGGCCGCGTTTTTGGGATTCATGAAGGGTTTTGACGGGAATTATTCGGGGGTTTTTGACGCCTCCCACAGGCCCGATTCGAATACCCTGCAGGGGATCTTTCATGTGGCCGAGAACTGCACGGGGAGTTCCTCCGGAAGTCTCAAGACATGCGGGGAGGGGATGCACGACATGGTCTACCAGGGGGGCGGCTGGTCGGCCTTCCAGGATTCCGGCGGCCAGTTCGACACAGCCCGGTTTACCAGTTGGGGGAACGTCTGGACCAACTACGCGGGCATTTCTCCGGGAGGGGACTATGCGGGAATCCCTCCGGCGCCGCGCGGCCTGTTTGGAACGCAGAGCGGGACGACGGTCACGATCAATCCGGCGGCGTGGAAAATCCTTTTCGGGAGCGGGCTGGCGAATCTGGCGGAGATGTGGACAGGGAACACGATTCTCTTTTCTGCCGACGATGCCTTTCCCGCACTCACGACTTCGGCCTTCAGCGGGATCCCTTCGCTTCCGGTCGATCCGTCGCAAAAGGCGATTGTCATCGAGACCTCCGCGTCGAGTTATGTTGATTCCCTGCGGACGGGGTGGTCTCTCCCGGACGAGGTGATGGCCAGGCTTGAGGCGAACGATCAGGCCTATGCGATTGCGCAAAACAGCTCCGGAAACATTCTGATCCTCGGCGGCTCGCCGCGCGGGGCCTTTTACGGCGTCATCGATTTCATCAAGGACCTCGATGCCTCATCCACGTCGTCCGCAACATGGACGTCAAAGTCGCTCCTCAACTACCCCAACATCGGCGAGCGGATGGTGTGGGATGTCCTTTCCAGTTGTGACATCGATTCCTTCTTCAATTACGGCACGACGCTCGACGCCATCGCCCATCACGACTTCACCTGCAGTGGAAGCCCCGTCTCCGCCTCCGACATGAGAGCCGCCATCGACATGCTGGTCTGGAACAAGGCCACCGGCCTCCACCTCTACGAGTATATCGGCTCGAACGCCATGAAGCCGTCTTATGCCAACCTGACCTCAAGCTATGCCGATTTTGTGGGCTATCTGGATGACCGCTTTGTGAGCGAACTGCCGCACCTCTCCGAGGCCTGGGCCACCGCCCCCTACACCGACTACGAGGGGCTGGGGCAGTTTGCGGAAACCTTCAAACTGGTCTTGAGTTCGGGGGTCTATAAACTTGTCCCGACCTCCACCGCCTACGATGTCGACGCCGGGGCGGCGATCAATCTGATTCCGTCGCCCTATTCCGAGTTTGTCGGCTCCGGTAGTTGCGCCTCCAGCGAGAAGGATTGCTTTTATTGGAACCCGGGGGATTCGACCGGGAGCTTTTCCACCAATTCGGCCTCTGCCATCTCCACCCCTTCGGCCGACGGGGCCTCCCTCTGCATCCAGCAAGACAGTGCCTCGCTCGGCCCCCCGGCCGCCTCGTACACCATCGACTCGTCCCATCTCGAGGCGGGCAAGTACTACGCGCTGGGGTATTACGTCTACCAAAGCTCCGCCGTCACCGCCTGGCAGGTAACGCTCTATTCCGTCCTGAACGACAGTTCCAATGTCTACAACTCCGATGTCTCAATCACAAAGGATACCGATGCCACCCCTGCCGCCGGGGACTGGAAATATCACACCTTTATCTTCCGGGTGCCCGATTCCGCCGTCTATTCCAATCCCGCCGTCAACAGGACCTATTTTTTCATGCGAATGCAAAACGGCACCGGCACCGCCTGCCTCGACAAGGTCCAATTGCATGCCCTGGCTCCCCAACTGTTAAACGTCCTTTCCAAACAGGGGATCACCGTCACCAACTCGGCGGGCAACGTGACCTATGCTTCAGGGACGCATTTCACCGCGACAAACCTTTATACCGCGAATTCAGCCCCCGCCGACTATTTCAATTCCACCGGGGGAGGCGGGGTCGGGACAAAGGCTGTCATCAACTGGAATTTTACCGATAGCAACAGCGACGGCGCCGACGACGCCACGGGGCTCCAGGTGAACGACCAGGTCAAGGTGACCTATTCCAGCCTTTTAAAGAACGGCGCCGGCATCGGCTTTGCGTGGTTTCCCGATCCGACGGTTGCCGGATTTGACACCGGGGTTGCGGCCCCCTTTGTCGCCAAGGTTCTGCAGGCCTTCACCCCGCTCTCCCGTCTCCCCCGGTTCGGCTATTATTACGGCGCCACCGAGGTGCGCGGCATCCGGCGCGGGACTTCCACCGGGCAACAGGGGCTCTCCAATGGAGAGTATGCGACAAAGCTGGATAACACCGTCGCCAATTCCGTCGCACAGTCCTATCATCCGGGCCCCGACGAACTCCGTCCCCTCTTCTTTGCCGATAATGCGACCCTGTTTCACAATGGCGATGCGAACTATCAGGTGAACTACAGCGGCCATGCCGGCTCGATGACAGGCGCCAGGGCCTATTGGCCGCCAAACTCGGTGGTCATGCCATGGGGTTCCAAGGATTGCCCCGCCTTTTTCACCGACGAGGTGCACGATTTTTATGTGGATGACTACGGGGCCTCCAACCCCCCAAGGTCTTATTCCTCAATCGGCAACGCCAACTATTACGATACGGGGGACATGAAAAACTGGATGAGCCTGGCCGCCGGGAACTCCGGTATGATGCTGGGGGTGATTGCGACCAACTGGCAGGACCGCTCCGGCAAGAAGGGGTTGATCCAGAACCAAACCGAAACGCGCAATTACCTGAAGGCGGCCTGGGACCCCGGCTATGCGCAGGTGAAGGTTTTTAAAACGGCCGACCGGGCGTCGTATATTTCGGGGGGGGCATTCTCCTCCCTCAAGGCGGATGCCTTCACCTGCGGTTATGCCTATCCCTCTTCGTACAAGTTCGGATCGGTTCTCTTAAGCTCCGGGCAGGAGTGGCAGAGCGGAAGCGTCGATCTTGCGTCGGACCGCGATCAGACGGTGAAGGTGCGGGTCTATGCCCACATCGACAGCGGCGGCGACCCCTCGCCGACGTTATCGGCGCAGATCAACTATTACAACGGCACGGCGAATCAGACCGCCGCGGGGGCCTTTTCAAACGCGAAATGGACGACCTTTTCCTATACCGGCTCGTATGCCGCCATCGAGACCGGCGGGATCGATGTGCCGGGGGCCGATTCGATTCAGATAAAACTCACCGCCTCGGCCTCCGTCCGCATCGACAGCGTGGTTGTCTATCAGGCCACCCCCCCGCTGGATTTTCCCGACTCCCTTTCGGGCAACCCCTATTATCAGGAGTAA